The Mesorhizobium sp. NBSH29 genome has a segment encoding these proteins:
- a CDS encoding carbohydrate ABC transporter permease, with translation MEKTWNNKAWFMVLPVLLLVAFSAIIPLMTVVNYSVQDTFGNNVFFWAGAEWFSEILQSERFWSAMGRNLAFSGIILAIEVPLGIFIALNMPKKGWGVPVCLVLMSLPLLIPWNVVGTIWQVFGRIDIGLLGYSLAKLGIDYNYVNDPFDAWMTVIVMDVWHWTSLVVLLCYAGLVSIPDAYYQAAKIDGASRWAIFRFIQLPKMNRVLLIAVLLRFMDSFMIYTEPFVVTGGGPGNSTTFLSIDLVKIAVGQFDLGPAAAMSLVYFLIVLLLSWVFYTVMTNFDAER, from the coding sequence ATGGAAAAGACCTGGAACAACAAAGCCTGGTTTATGGTTCTGCCAGTGCTGCTCCTGGTGGCGTTTTCAGCCATCATTCCGCTGATGACGGTGGTCAATTATTCTGTCCAGGACACGTTTGGAAACAACGTCTTCTTCTGGGCCGGCGCGGAATGGTTTTCTGAGATCTTGCAGTCGGAACGGTTCTGGTCCGCAATGGGCCGAAACCTTGCATTCTCGGGCATCATACTCGCAATCGAGGTGCCACTCGGCATTTTCATCGCTCTCAACATGCCCAAAAAGGGCTGGGGCGTGCCCGTCTGTCTGGTCCTCATGTCTTTGCCTCTACTCATTCCCTGGAATGTCGTTGGCACGATATGGCAGGTCTTTGGCCGCATCGACATTGGCCTGCTTGGCTATTCGCTCGCCAAGCTCGGTATTGACTACAACTACGTCAACGATCCCTTTGACGCCTGGATGACTGTTATCGTCATGGATGTCTGGCACTGGACCAGCCTTGTCGTGCTGCTTTGCTATGCCGGCTTGGTGTCCATACCAGATGCCTACTATCAGGCGGCAAAAATTGATGGCGCATCGCGCTGGGCGATCTTCCGTTTCATCCAGCTGCCCAAAATGAACCGCGTGCTGCTCATAGCCGTGCTTCTCAGGTTCATGGATAGCTTTATGATCTACACTGAACCTTTCGTCGTCACTGGCGGCGGCCCCGGCAACTCCACCACCTTCCTGTCAATCGACCTCGTGAAGATTGCCGTTGGCCAGTTCGATCTCGGGCCAGCCGCTGCCATGTCGCTTGTCTACTTCCTCATCGTGCTCCTGCTTTCATGGGTGTTCTACACGGTGATGACCAACTTCGATGCGGAGCGATAA
- the glpK gene encoding glycerol kinase GlpK, which translates to MTGFVLAIDQGTTSSRAIVFDASMKPVGTGQKEFAQIYPASGWVEHNPEEIWQTVVDTCKSALKAAKKSASDIAAIGITNQRETIVVWDKATGKPIHNAIVWQDRRTASLCQRLKKKGLEPKFTKKTGLLLDPYFSGTKLAWLLDTVKGARKRAEKGELLAGTIDSFLIWRLTGGKVHATDATNASRTLVFNIETNEWDAELLDILRIPAAILPEVKDCAADFGKTEATLFGASIPIRGVAGDQQAATIGQACFQPGMMKATYGTGCFAILNTGADLVRSKNRLLTTIAYRLNGKTTYALEGSIFIAGAAVQWLRDGIKVIGKADESGTLAAQADDTQQVYLVPAFVGLGAPHWDANARGAIFGLTRNSGPAEFARAALESVAYQTRDLLEAMKKDWKGSNGKTVLRVDGGMVASDWTMQRLADILDAPVDRPTVLETTALGAAWLAGSKVGAWPKQKEFSATWSLDRRFEALMEPGHRNDLVKGWKEAVSRTLTK; encoded by the coding sequence ATGACCGGTTTTGTGTTGGCTATCGATCAGGGTACGACGTCGAGCCGCGCCATCGTGTTTGACGCTTCAATGAAACCGGTTGGCACCGGCCAGAAGGAGTTCGCCCAGATCTATCCGGCCTCCGGTTGGGTCGAGCATAACCCGGAAGAAATCTGGCAAACTGTCGTCGACACCTGCAAATCGGCCCTCAAGGCCGCCAAAAAATCCGCATCAGACATCGCTGCGATCGGTATCACCAATCAGCGCGAAACCATCGTGGTGTGGGACAAGGCGACCGGTAAGCCAATCCACAACGCCATCGTCTGGCAGGACCGGCGCACGGCATCGCTTTGCCAGAGGCTGAAGAAAAAAGGGCTTGAACCCAAATTCACAAAGAAGACCGGGCTGCTGCTTGATCCCTACTTTTCCGGCACCAAGCTCGCCTGGCTGCTCGACACCGTCAAAGGTGCCCGCAAGCGCGCCGAAAAGGGCGAGCTACTGGCCGGCACCATCGACAGTTTTCTGATCTGGCGCCTGACTGGCGGCAAGGTACATGCGACAGACGCCACCAACGCTTCGCGCACGCTGGTCTTCAACATCGAGACGAATGAATGGGACGCGGAACTGCTCGACATTTTGCGTATTCCGGCGGCTATTCTGCCCGAAGTAAAGGACTGCGCGGCGGATTTCGGGAAAACTGAAGCGACGCTCTTTGGCGCGTCGATCCCTATTCGCGGCGTTGCAGGCGACCAGCAGGCGGCGACCATTGGTCAGGCCTGTTTTCAGCCTGGCATGATGAAGGCAACTTACGGCACAGGCTGTTTTGCCATCCTCAACACCGGCGCCGATCTGGTCCGTTCTAAGAACAGACTTTTGACCACCATCGCATACCGTCTCAACGGAAAGACCACCTATGCGCTGGAAGGCTCGATCTTCATTGCAGGTGCGGCCGTGCAATGGCTGCGCGACGGCATCAAGGTGATCGGTAAGGCCGATGAGAGCGGAACGCTCGCCGCACAGGCTGATGACACCCAGCAGGTCTACCTGGTGCCGGCGTTTGTGGGTCTTGGCGCACCGCATTGGGACGCCAACGCGCGTGGTGCCATCTTTGGGCTCACACGCAATTCAGGCCCTGCAGAGTTTGCCCGTGCCGCGCTGGAATCTGTTGCCTACCAAACCCGCGACCTGCTTGAGGCGATGAAAAAAGACTGGAAGGGCAGCAATGGCAAAACTGTGTTGCGCGTTGATGGCGGCATGGTCGCATCTGACTGGACCATGCAGCGCCTTGCCGACATTCTGGACGCACCGGTGGACCGGCCAACCGTCCTCGAAACCACGGCGCTTGGCGCTGCATGGCTTGCCGGCTCAAAGGTCGGCGCGTGGCCGAAACAGAAGGAGTTTTCCGCCACTTGGTCGCTTGACCGCCGTTTCGAAGCATTGATGGAACCCGGCCACCGCAACGACCTGGTCAAGGGCTGGAAAGAAGCCGTCTCGCGCACCTTGACGAAGTAG
- a CDS encoding ABC transporter substrate-binding protein, producing the protein MRRQILTSTSVIALMLASGHAWAGMDEAKAFLDTEIKELSTLDRGAQEAEMQWFIDAAKPFAGMDIKVVSETIGTHEYESKTLAKAFTDITGIKITHDLIGEGDVVEKLQTQMQSGENIYDAYINDSDLIGTHWRYQQARSLTDWMANAGKDVTNPKIDIDDFIGKSFTTAPDGQLYQLPDQQFANLYWFRYDWFNDEKNQTDFKAKYGYDLGVPVNWSAYEDIAEFFTGREIDGKKVYGHMDYGKKDPSLGWRFTDAWLSMAGNGDKGIPNGLPVDEWGIKVDEKSRPVGSCVARGGDTNGPAAVYSIEKYLDWMKAYAPPEAQGMTFSESGPVPAQGAIAQQMFWYTAFTADMVKPGPVLNDDGTPKWRMAPSPHGVYWKDGMKLGYQDAGSWTLMKSTPDDRAKAAWLYAQFVTSKTVDVKKSHVGLTFIRQSTLDHASFTERAPKLGGLIEFYRSPARLQWSPTGTNVPDYPKLAQLWWQAIGDASSGAKTAQAAMDSLCAEQEKVMERLERAGIQGDIGPKMAEEHDLEYWNKDAVSKGNLAPQLKIENEKEQPMTINYDELVKSWSK; encoded by the coding sequence ATGCGACGGCAAATTCTAACATCAACGAGCGTCATCGCGCTCATGCTGGCTTCAGGCCATGCCTGGGCAGGCATGGATGAGGCGAAGGCCTTTCTAGATACCGAAATCAAGGAACTCTCGACACTCGATCGCGGCGCTCAGGAAGCCGAGATGCAGTGGTTCATTGATGCGGCGAAACCGTTCGCCGGGATGGACATCAAGGTCGTTTCTGAAACGATTGGCACGCATGAATACGAATCCAAGACGCTTGCCAAGGCTTTCACAGACATCACAGGCATCAAGATCACCCATGATCTGATTGGTGAAGGCGATGTGGTGGAGAAGCTGCAGACCCAGATGCAGTCGGGCGAGAACATCTATGACGCCTACATCAACGATTCCGACCTGATCGGCACGCACTGGCGCTACCAGCAGGCACGCAGCCTGACCGACTGGATGGCCAATGCGGGCAAGGATGTCACCAATCCAAAAATCGACATCGACGATTTCATCGGCAAGTCGTTTACGACTGCACCGGACGGCCAGCTCTATCAGTTGCCCGACCAACAGTTCGCGAACCTCTACTGGTTCCGCTATGATTGGTTCAACGACGAGAAGAACCAGACCGACTTCAAGGCAAAGTACGGCTATGACCTCGGCGTTCCTGTCAACTGGTCGGCCTATGAGGATATCGCCGAATTCTTCACCGGTCGCGAAATCGACGGCAAAAAAGTCTATGGGCACATGGACTACGGCAAAAAAGATCCGTCACTCGGCTGGCGCTTTACCGATGCCTGGCTGTCGATGGCTGGCAACGGCGACAAAGGCATCCCGAACGGTTTGCCTGTCGACGAATGGGGAATCAAGGTTGACGAGAAGTCTCGTCCAGTGGGTTCCTGCGTTGCACGCGGCGGTGACACAAACGGTCCAGCAGCGGTCTATTCCATCGAGAAATATCTGGATTGGATGAAGGCCTACGCACCGCCGGAAGCCCAGGGCATGACCTTCTCTGAATCCGGCCCAGTGCCGGCCCAGGGAGCCATTGCCCAGCAGATGTTCTGGTACACTGCCTTCACCGCCGACATGGTCAAGCCGGGTCCGGTTCTCAACGACGATGGCACCCCGAAATGGCGGATGGCACCGAGCCCGCATGGCGTCTACTGGAAAGACGGCATGAAGCTTGGCTATCAGGATGCCGGCTCGTGGACGCTGATGAAGTCCACCCCCGACGACCGTGCTAAGGCGGCCTGGCTCTATGCCCAGTTCGTCACGTCCAAGACCGTCGATGTGAAGAAGAGCCATGTTGGCCTGACCTTCATCCGTCAGTCGACGCTTGACCATGCGAGCTTCACAGAGCGGGCTCCAAAGCTCGGCGGACTGATCGAGTTCTACCGTTCGCCTGCTCGCCTCCAGTGGTCGCCAACCGGCACCAACGTGCCTGACTATCCAAAGCTGGCACAGCTCTGGTGGCAGGCAATCGGTGACGCTTCGTCGGGCGCCAAGACGGCACAGGCTGCGATGGACTCGCTCTGCGCCGAACAGGAAAAGGTCATGGAGCGTCTCGAGCGCGCCGGCATCCAGGGCGATATTGGTCCGAAGATGGCAGAAGAGCACGATCTCGAATACTGGAACAAGGATGCGGTCTCAAAGGGCAACCTTGCGCCGCAGCTGAAGATCGAGAACGAGAAAGAACAGCCGATGACCATCAACTACGATGAACTGGTCAAGAGCTGGTCCAAGTAA
- a CDS encoding ABC transporter ATP-binding protein: protein MARIDLNHIRHSYLPNPQADADYALKEVDTSFADGGAYALLGPSGCGKTTLLNIISGLLRASHGELLFDGRSVNDLSTQERNIAQVFQFPVIYDTMTVYDNLAFPLRNRGVARADVDRKVREILAMIDLESWAEKKARGLTADQKQKISLGRGLVRSDVNAILFDEPLTVIDPHMKWVLRSQLKQLHRKFGYTMVYVTHDQTEALTFADKVVVMYDGEIVQIGTPDELFSRPSHTFVGYFIGSPGMNVMPVDISGTEARIGAQTIKLPGAVSAGKRSGQTELGIRPEFVKLGTKGMPVSISKVEDIGRHKIVRASLDGRDLAAIISEDAEIPSDPHVTFDPEGINIYAGSWRVEMGA, encoded by the coding sequence CTGATGCGGATTACGCGCTGAAGGAGGTCGACACATCGTTTGCCGATGGCGGCGCCTATGCGCTGCTCGGCCCCTCTGGGTGCGGCAAGACCACGCTCTTGAACATCATTTCGGGCTTGCTGCGCGCTTCGCATGGCGAGCTTCTGTTTGATGGCAGGTCAGTCAACGATCTGTCGACGCAAGAGCGCAATATCGCCCAAGTGTTCCAGTTTCCGGTCATCTACGACACCATGACCGTCTACGATAATCTGGCGTTTCCGCTGCGCAATCGCGGCGTGGCCCGCGCCGATGTCGATCGCAAAGTGCGCGAAATTCTCGCCATGATCGACCTCGAATCCTGGGCTGAAAAGAAGGCACGCGGTCTGACCGCCGACCAGAAGCAGAAGATCTCGCTTGGCCGTGGTTTGGTGCGCTCAGATGTCAACGCCATCCTGTTCGATGAGCCGCTGACCGTCATCGATCCGCATATGAAGTGGGTCCTGCGTTCGCAGCTCAAGCAGCTGCATCGCAAGTTCGGTTACACAATGGTCTATGTGACCCATGACCAGACCGAAGCGCTGACTTTCGCCGATAAAGTCGTCGTCATGTATGATGGCGAGATCGTCCAGATTGGCACCCCGGACGAGCTCTTCTCGCGGCCAAGCCACACCTTTGTCGGCTATTTCATTGGCTCGCCCGGCATGAATGTCATGCCGGTGGATATCAGTGGCACCGAAGCACGCATAGGCGCGCAGACGATCAAGCTTCCCGGCGCAGTAAGCGCTGGAAAGAGAAGCGGCCAGACCGAGCTGGGCATCCGGCCTGAGTTCGTCAAGCTTGGTACCAAGGGGATGCCGGTCTCCATCAGCAAGGTTGAAGATATCGGCCGCCACAAGATCGTGCGCGCTAGCCTCGATGGCCGTGATCTTGCAGCCATCATCAGTGAAGACGCGGAAATCCCTTCCGATCCGCATGTCACATTCGATCCGGAAGGCATCAACATCTACGCCGGTTCCTGGCGCGTCGAGATGGGAGCCTGA
- a CDS encoding carbohydrate ABC transporter permease: MRRRGDESRFWWLVPTIYIIFLMLPIYWLINMSFKTNQEILGEFSLYPQSPTLQNYAVIFTDPSWYKGYINSIIYVVMNTVISVLAALPAAYAFSRYRFLGDKHLFFWLLTNRMAPPAVFVLPFFQLYSAFGLIDTHIAVALAHCLFNVPLAVWILEGFMSGVPKEIDETAYIDGYSFPRFFIKIFTPLIASGIGVAAFFCFMFSWVELLIARTLTTTDAKPIAAIMTRTVSASGLDWGVLAAAGVLTIIPGALVIWFVRNYIAKGFALGRV, from the coding sequence ATGCGGCGTCGTGGCGATGAATCGCGCTTCTGGTGGTTGGTGCCGACGATCTACATCATCTTCCTGATGCTGCCGATCTATTGGCTGATCAATATGAGCTTCAAGACCAACCAAGAAATTCTGGGCGAGTTTTCACTCTACCCGCAAAGCCCGACATTGCAGAATTACGCGGTCATCTTCACGGATCCATCGTGGTATAAGGGCTACATAAATTCCATCATCTATGTGGTGATGAACACGGTGATATCGGTTCTGGCCGCACTTCCCGCAGCCTACGCATTTTCGCGCTACCGGTTCCTCGGTGACAAGCATCTGTTCTTCTGGCTGCTCACCAACCGCATGGCACCGCCCGCCGTATTCGTGTTGCCATTCTTCCAGCTGTATTCGGCTTTCGGCCTGATCGATACGCATATTGCGGTCGCTCTCGCGCACTGCCTGTTCAACGTGCCTCTCGCCGTCTGGATCCTGGAAGGCTTCATGTCGGGCGTGCCCAAAGAAATTGACGAAACAGCCTATATTGACGGCTATTCGTTCCCGCGCTTCTTCATCAAGATCTTCACTCCGCTTATTGCCAGCGGCATCGGGGTGGCAGCCTTCTTCTGCTTCATGTTCTCATGGGTCGAGCTGTTGATTGCCCGCACCTTGACGACAACCGACGCCAAGCCGATCGCAGCTATCATGACACGCACGGTCTCCGCCTCGGGGCTTGATTGGGGTGTGCTGGCTGCAGCCGGTGTGTTGACCATTATTCCCGGTGCACTCGTCATCTGGTTTGTCCGCAATTACATCGCCAAGGGCTTTGCCCTGGGGAGGGTTTGA
- a CDS encoding BA14K family protein → MKKFMSGLCAAALGFSFAITAAVPANSAPISVPRAEAASEGNVVLAQSDRRWRRHNRRAERRHMRRDIRRADRGGYYRGHRGYRNHRPGYRRHNGFWFPAAAFIAGAAISGAINQPRVRGGNAHVQWCYNKYRSYRASDNTYQPYNGGRQPCYSPY, encoded by the coding sequence ATGAAGAAGTTTATGTCAGGCCTTTGCGCTGCTGCACTTGGGTTCTCATTTGCCATAACCGCCGCTGTGCCGGCTAACTCTGCACCCATTTCGGTGCCGCGCGCCGAGGCTGCGAGCGAGGGCAATGTGGTTCTTGCTCAGTCAGATCGCCGTTGGCGCCGCCACAACCGACGGGCTGAGCGCCGCCATATGAGGCGTGATATTCGCCGGGCCGACCGTGGGGGCTATTATCGTGGGCATCGTGGCTATCGCAACCACCGTCCAGGTTATCGTCGTCACAACGGTTTCTGGTTCCCGGCTGCAGCGTTCATCGCGGGTGCTGCCATCAGCGGTGCGATCAACCAGCCACGCGTGCGAGGCGGTAACGCCCATGTGCAGTGGTGCTACAACAAATACCGCTCATACCGCGCGTCCGACAACACCTACCAGCCATATAATGGTGGGCGTCAGCCGTGCTATTCGCCATACTAA
- a CDS encoding DUF2160 domain-containing protein — translation MNFSWMAWTLPTATFFITIACLLIGMAVWEYFSPGGNPRVGILRFETTRGDRLFVSLLGSAFIHLAWLGLVGPNLWWALALSMVYALGVFRFV, via the coding sequence ATGAACTTTTCCTGGATGGCATGGACGCTGCCGACCGCGACCTTCTTCATCACAATTGCCTGCCTTTTGATCGGCATGGCTGTGTGGGAATATTTTTCGCCAGGCGGCAATCCGCGCGTCGGCATTCTGCGCTTCGAGACGACACGCGGTGATCGTCTCTTCGTTTCGCTGCTTGGCAGCGCCTTTATCCATCTCGCTTGGCTGGGTCTTGTTGGACCCAACCTGTGGTGGGCTCTCGCTCTCTCGATGGTCTATGCCTTGGGCGTATTCCGGTTTGTGTAG